A segment of the Leptospira terpstrae serovar Hualin str. LT 11-33 = ATCC 700639 genome:
GATTTAAAATCACTTAAATATGATTTTATTATTATTGATGCACATCCTGCTACAAACACAGGTTTAAGATGTGCAATTCTAGCTTCCGATGAAATTATTTGTCCAGTTGAACCTAGTGTTTGGAGTTCGCAAGGTATCGATGATATTGAAACCGAAAGACTTCAAGCTTCAAAAGCGATGAAAAACGAAATTAAATTACGAGTGCTTATCTCAAAATGTACTCTAAAAAAAGCTGATGAATTGAGGCCGATTTTAAAAAAGAAAGGATATCAGGTTTTCTATTCTGCGATTGTAAACTCTGAATCTATTAAGATTTCGAATGATATCAGTGAATTTTTAAACGAAAAAACCGGAAAAGCATTCCCTATGTTTTTATCTTTAGCAAAGGAAATCCTAAAGTGAGCAAGAAGGAAAAACGTCTAAGTGCCTTTGATGAAAATCGGCCTGGAGGAGATGACAGGAATCTCGTTGAATTAGACAAAGATTCAAATCTAGTAAAACTTAGGAACCTTCATCGAAGTACAATTGGTGCTGCGATGAATACTATTCGTAACGCAATTCTTACAGGAGAGGAATTGGTAAGAATTAAATCAAATCTTAGTCATGGTAAATTTATTCCATATATCGAATCAAATAAAGATTTCATTGGTTTTGATAAAAGGATGGCAAGTAACTACATAAGGTTTTATGAGAATAGAGAATCGATAAAAGAAGCAAAATCAATCCGGGAAGCACTAAGAATGATTTCGGATCTGAATAAAAGTGAAAAAGAAATAAACCCTGTCGAAACCAAAGGTGAAGAGCCAAAGATAATTTATACTAGATTCAAATCAGGAAAACCATTAAACCCAAAAGAGAAAAAAATTCTGAAAGAGTTTTTGGTAGGTGAAAAAGAAAGAATTCTAATCGCCGCAAAAACCAAAATATCCGAAATTGAAAAGGACCTAAACTCGATTTGAAAAAGGAAACGCGTTTCCTTTTTGGAATTCTTAAACGTAGGAATCAACTTTGGTAAAAATCATCGATCTAGGAACTCAAATTGATTCCGAGCCAAAGTTCAGTTGGTATCTAGGAGAGTTCCATTGTTTTCTAGTCGCAAATAATAATGTGATTTGGACATCATGGAATGATTTTGAATTCGATTTCCTGGAAGATACCAACAAAGATCCTAATTCCCAGTATCTACAATTGGAAGAGCTCAGTGATATCTTTGAACAATCAAATTGGGGGAAATAATTTCCTTTTTATAAAAAAATTCTTGTACCGAATTCGAATTCGTGCTACTTAGTACATGTTCAGTAAAGCTACCGAACCCGATGCCGGGAACTGAGAAGCCCGGCGTCACAATCCTCCCCCCAATTTTATTTATGTCTCATTAAGTTCTTGACGAAATATGTCTCATTACTTAAACGTGTACCCGTCTGGATGCCCTAGACTCGTGTCTCAGCACGATTTAGCTTTACTGGATCAATCAAAATGATCCGCCAAAAATAAACAAAAGTTACGTGGCCGTAGGCATACCCACTTAAGAGGATCATTATGAGGACAGGATTATGGATACCTGTGGAAGTCGAAGCATTACCTTTGAACTCTACTGAAAAATATGTTCTTTCAGAAGTCGTTGCACTCGATAGAGTAGGCGAATGTTTCGCGTCAAACGCACATTTCGCAGAACTCCTAGGAGTAAGATCTGATTCAATTTCCAGAATAATATCCAAGCTGAAAAAGCTAGGATATCTAAAACAGGGACGATTTGATGGCAGACGACGGACGCTAATACCAACACTCACAAGTCAATCAGACCTTAAACCGAATCCCAAAAAGGCAGAAAAACCAGACCTGCTAATGCAGGATACGCAAAGGACAACCGGAATAAATGCCGAAGCTGCTTTTGCAATTTTGCATTCCCCTTCTTATATAGTACAAAAACAAAACAATGTACAAAAGACTTGGAATGAATTTTTAGAATGGAGTAAAGGAAAGGTAACATCTTCAACTTGGTCGATAATTAATAATTGCAAAGACCCAAAAATGTTAAAAGGGACAAGTTCGATAATTTGGAACCAATTCCAAGGAATGCCTAAAGTATGATTAAAGATAATGATGGGAATAAAATTTGGATATTGTTTTCATCTATTTCCGGAGTATTAATTCTTTGGTTTGGAAGTTATTGGGTTATTGAATTAAAATTTAGTAACTATGAGCAGAAAGGACAAATTGGAGACATGTTCGGTGCAATAAATTCTTTGTTCTCAGGATTAGCATTTGCAGGATTAATCTATGCTATATATCTCCAAAACAAAGAGATTAAACTCCAGAAAGAAGAATTAAATAAAACAAGAGAAATCGCAGAAGCTCAGGAAAAAGCATTGAGATCACAGGCGGAATCACAAAATCTTTCAGTATTTCAATCCTCGTTTACTCAAATGTTGGAAATACATTTCCGATTAATGGATTCTTACTCTGACGATCAAGAAACAGGAAGCCAGCGTTTTAACCAAAGACTCATTATGGCATGTAATGAAGATCCAAAATATTTTGAAGAATATGTTCTGAAAAAAATGGATGCAAGAATGATAAGGCATTTATTTCATATATCGAATATTATCGAATTGATTTTACTTGAATTTCCAGAAGATCCAAAAAAACAAAGAATCTACATTTCTAGGTTAGTTGGTTGTCTTGCTTATTATTTACTTTTTTTCATTTTAAAAGCAAAAGACTTGGGTTATTATAAAGATATAAAATCAAACTTAGAACATATAATCCCAAGTATGGGTGATTTAGAAGATTTTGGCCGAATATATTAATTTTATAAGAATAAAAAATAAATGATCGAACTATTTCCACAATCAGACAAAGACCAATTCATTTCTACAACGGAAGCCGAAATTTATTTTGAAAAGCCATCTAAAATACCCATATGCCGAAATTGCAAAACCGAAGTTGCATACCATGAATGGGAAAAAGATAGAGTGGAATTCGCTTGCCATGGAAATATTCTGAGATTTCATTTTGTGGAAGGATTGATTGCAAGAGTAGAGGAACTCAAGGAGTAGGGGACATGTGCGGTCAAATGGGTTATATATATATCGAAGGGGAGGATGGATTACGAAAAACTACCAGCGAAGGACCAGCATATCGAGAGTTATTATTAAAACCTATTGGGAAAGCAAACAGCATTTTTTTCAGTTATGATGTTACACAAGCTAAATCGGGATATAAACCAAATTGGTCCAAGCAACTGATTTTCTGTACTCGAATAGAAACTGTATTTGAAAAACCTTTTTGGTGAAAAATGATTCAAATGAGCAGGTGTTAATTCCGGTAAAATATTTCATCGAATTTCATTACGATCAATATGGGAAAAACCCATGGAAAATACATTGGAAGAATTCACCGATTTTTTTCCTCGGTGGAATATATAGTAAAGATAGTGAAAACGATTGGTTCTCAGTGGTAACACAAAAAGCCAATTCTAAGATGATGGAAATCCATAATGGTGGAAATAATCCAGGTAGGCAACCAATCATATTGAGGCCAGAGAATGTCGAAGCGTGGTTGGATCCGAGAATTGAATCAATTAGTGATGTTACAAAGTTAGCGTCATTTTACGAAAACGAAGATATCATAGTTGGCCCAGAGAATTCTTCTCAACCTTCATTGTTTTGATATAGCAATGGCGAACGCCATTCAGTCCGAACCAGGAAATAATTTATTATTGAAATGAATCTTTAACAATTGTGATGTGACAGGAGTAGGTTAATCCATTGGCTACGGATCGGATTAAGAGAAGCGAAAATGGTAATTAGAATATTAATACTAATCTTGGTATCTTTGCCAGTGGTAGCAGAGCCGATTGTCGTTGGAATTGAAAGAAAAAATTCAACCTGTATAGGCGGTTATGTAAAGTTGGTCGTATTGTCAGTCAAAGGTCAAAATAGCAAAGCCCTTTCTGGGTGCTCTGCTTTGCACCCAGTGGAAGGCAATTTCTGGTTGAAAGCTGCAGATTGGAATGGAGATGGAGTCATTGACCTTATTGGGATTAAGAAGAATCAAACTGGTACGAAGAGTACGGAGCTGCATGTATATGATGGAAGAAATCTGCAGACACCAATTTTGCAAACAGGAACAGAACTTCATGAAACTGATGCGAATTATGATTTTGACATGGCAGACTGGAATCATGATGGAACATTAGACTTAGTCGCTTTTTCCAAAAACGGAGAAAGCCAATCGACAGAAGTAC
Coding sequences within it:
- a CDS encoding ParA family protein is translated as MKIITVASLKGGIGKTTTSLYLSQALRSLGKKVLLIDLDQNNNLSNFMIKQFPKGNDINEKNILNMLKGYAEISEFIWNSADGIDLIPAKKDIKNIDIEFATDPILGLRFRNDLKSLKYDFIIIDAHPATNTGLRCAILASDEIICPVEPSVWSSQGIDDIETERLQASKAMKNEIKLRVLISKCTLKKADELRPILKKKGYQVFYSAIVNSESIKISNDISEFLNEKTGKAFPMFLSLAKEILK
- a CDS encoding helix-turn-helix domain-containing protein; the protein is MRTGLWIPVEVEALPLNSTEKYVLSEVVALDRVGECFASNAHFAELLGVRSDSISRIISKLKKLGYLKQGRFDGRRRTLIPTLTSQSDLKPNPKKAEKPDLLMQDTQRTTGINAEAAFAILHSPSYIVQKQNNVQKTWNEFLEWSKGKVTSSTWSIINNCKDPKMLKGTSSIIWNQFQGMPKV
- a CDS encoding SOS response-associated peptidase family protein, with the translated sequence MKNDSNEQVLIPVKYFIEFHYDQYGKNPWKIHWKNSPIFFLGGIYSKDSENDWFSVVTQKANSKMMEIHNGGNNPGRQPIILRPENVEAWLDPRIESISDVTKLASFYENEDIIVGPENSSQPSLF